The genomic region gaTTGGTTGGACTGCCTCCCTTTGAAGCCCTTCCCTATTGCCTCATGGCTATTGGTTCTCAGGTTCTTCTGCCTGAGCACACATTTCCTACTATGGAAAGATTCCTGTTCTGTAGGCAGTAGGAATCCCTACAGGGACCCTAATCTAGACCTAAGGTAGGAGACTTTTACCCCATAGGTCCAAAGTCCTGGCAAGAAACTGTGCCCTAAGGAGATGAGACCGTATTCCCTGATAGGGATGGTCCAGGTGGGAAGCTCCCGAATTCCTGACAGCACTTCCTCTCTGTAGCCTCCTGAACCTCAGATCATTGTTGGCATCTGTGCCATGACCAAGAAATCCAAGTCCAAGCCAATGACCCAAATCCTAGAGCGACTCTGCAGATTTGACTACCTGACTGTTATTATCCTGGGAGAAGATGTGATCCTCAATGAACCTGTAGAAAACTGGCCATCCTGCCACTGCCTCATTTCTTTCCACTCCAAAGGTCAGGGTCTGTAAAGGAAAATGAGAAGGAATGATGTtcagaatgttggactgggagaTGAGGTTCTTACTGTCAGATAGTAAAGAGGCCTTTAGTTCTCCTGGACATACTAGAGAGCCGTGCAAAAGCATTTGCTTTCCCTACATTTTGGGGGAGTTGCTGCAGGTAGTGAAAAGCTCATATTTGAACCTCAGGGCAGCTCTACAATTCTTAAGATCTCTAACATAACTGGATCTCTGGAagtactataaaaataatttcttttttactttttcctgatGGAAATTCTGGATTTGGAAAGTTAGGCAGAATAAGGGATGGGGTAGGTGGATAGAGGAGCTCAATGGCAACAAATAGCTTTAATATGTCTATATCTCTTGCCTTTTTCTCACTTTGTCTCTCACTTTCTTCCTTTGGTCTCTGTTGTCTTTCTCCATCCTAGGCTTTCCTCTGGACAAAGCTGTTGCGTACTCCAAGCTTCGAAATCCCTTTCTTATCAATGACCTGGCTATGCAGTATTACATCCAGGATAGGTATAGCACTGTGATCATGCCTGTTTGGAGAACCCACTCTGGGAGGGGCAGAGTCAAACATGCTTAATTTTTGTACCATATCCTCTTGAATTCTGCACCCTAGTACCTCCCAATTATTGAGCAAATGAAATCCCTAGCCCCTCCACATAGTCACCATCCCCACCTCTCCCAGCTAATTTATTCTGTGGATGACAGGAGGGAGGTGTACCGAATTCTGCAGGAGGAAGGTATTGATCTGCCTCGATATGCGGTGCTCAACCGTGACCCTGCCCAGCCTGAGGGTGAGTACCTGGTGTTGTCCAATCCTGACCTGCCTTTCTTTCTATGACTTAGCCCAATTCTCCATTCTCTAGACATCTATGTATCACCTATGTAAGTGAGGCTTTGGTTATTAGGTTATGGGTAGAGTTAGAGCCATGGGTCTTTGGACTCAGCCTTGGATATCTTATACAGATATATACCATATAGAAATTACCATATTTATTACTAAGATATGGTCATAGAAATTTGAGAGTTATGGAGATTAAAACTTGGAGAAAGAGAGTTGGATATATTCTACAATCCTAGGTCCTAGGAGTGACTACATATCTATCTTTCAGAGTGCAACCTGATAGAAGGTGAAGATCACGTAGAGGTAAACGGAGCTGTCTTTCCCAAGCCCTTTGTGGAGAAGCCAGTGAGTGCAGAGGACCACAATGTTTACATCTACTACCCCAGCTCAGCTGGAGGAGGAAGCCAGCGCCTCTTTCGTAAGGTATGGGGGAATCTGAGAGGTAAAAGGACAAGAATGAGGCTGTGGACAGGGAAGCTGGAGGATTTGGGAATAAAATAGAggcaacattctttttttattccttttccttcCAAAGATTGGCAGCCGAAGCAGCGTTTACTCTCCTGAGAGCAGCGTCCGAAAGACAGGGTCATACATCTATGAGGAGTTTATGCCCACAGATGGCACAGATGTCAAGGTTATGGTGGATACAGGGATTTAAGAGGTTATAAATGTCTGGGTGGGATGGGATGCTTGGGGAGCAAGTGGAAGCATGGGGAGGGGGTCATAGAAAATAAAGTGTGAATGTGAATGGCTTTCATATTCAggtacaaatatactgctcacaaaaattaggggatatttcaaaatgaatatgaagcaataaaatatcccctaatttttgtgagcagtaatagCAAGTAAGGGAAGTAGATATTTTACATTATCACTGTCAGAGCCAGGGCAAGGGTGACATGGAACATGATTTAATGTTGGTAAGTTATTTCTTAATAAGGACTAGATGATAGTGCTGGAGTCCCTAGGAGAAACCTtcataattatatttcaataggGCTCAGTGAGAAAAATGTGTCTCCTGTTCTTAATACTcaggttatttttttgttttgtttttgttttttcactctgAAACTAGTCTACAGACCTAGTGCTCATATTGTCTTCTTATATGCAGGGTGAGCTGTGGGCATACTCAGTGATGCTATGTACCTGCAGGTATATACAGTGGGGCCAGATTATGCTCATGCTGAAGCCAGAAAATCTCCAGCTTTGGATGGGAAGGTTGAACGAGACAGTGAAGGGAAAGAGATTCGATATCCAGTGATGCTGACGGCCATGGAAAAGCTGGTGGCCAGGAAAGTCTGCGTAGCATTTAAGGTAGAGGAAGGCCCATAGGGGTGAGGGGCTCTGTGTAATGAGGGAGACAGGAGCAGAGGTCTCAGAAGAAAGAATGACTCTCTTGTTCTCATATTGCTTCTTTGCCTTGCAGCAAACAGTTTGTGGTTTTGACCTTCTTCGTGCCAATGGTCATTCCTTTGTATGTGACGTCAATGGCTTCAGTTTTGTCAAGAATTCGATGAAATACTATGATGACTGTGCCAAGATTCTGGGGTAAGAGACACAGTGGTTTGGGCTGGGGAGAATGGACTTAGAGAAGAGAGTTAGAAAGcttttactttaatttaaatgatttagaagtgaaaaagaaaaatagagaaagggtTCCTCAGCCCTCTTGTCTTCCCAGCACTACCCAGAGGTAATTACTGTTGACAGTCTTAAATGTAACAGCATGTCTTTTTCTGCCATGTATAAacaaactaaatttattttattaaatgtaatcaTACTATAATACTGTTTAAAAAcaacttaactttaaaaaaaattcatcacgtagtattttaaaacatttaaaaatgtataagaaatgatgaatatGGTGAGTATCCATGTATTCACCATTgagcttaagaaataaaatattaagaatgtagctgagcctgaccagtggcgcagtggatagagcctcggactgggatgtagaggacccaggttcgagaccccgaggtcaccagcttgagcgtgggctcatctggtttgagcagaactcaccagcttggacccaaggtcactggctccagcaagggcttactcagtctgctgaaggcccacggtcaaggcacatatgagaaagcaatcaatgaacaactaaggtgtcgcaacgaaaaactgatgattgatgcttctcatctctctctgttcctgtctgtctgtccctatctatcccactttctgactctctctctgtctctgtattaaaaaaaaaaaaagaatgtagttgaggcccttgctggttggctaagtggacAGAGTGTTGTCCTagaatatggatgtcccaggttcaattcccagtcagggcacataagagaagcaaccatccacttctctctgcctccttctccttctctccctttttgctTCTTGCTCattggttcaattggtttgagcattgaccctgggtgctgaggatagctcagttgatttgagcattggtcccagaccaAAGGGGTTGTcacgtggatcccggtcagggtgcatgcaggaagctgtctcaccatctcccctcctctctctctcacacacaaatgtAACTGAAGCTCCTTCATACCCCTCACTAATtacatctctttccttcccacgCAGAGGTATTTGGTGTTTGTCAATCCCATACAATATTTAGTaacatttttactaaaaatttgGGGCTGTCTTTTTTTGCATGcttttatactttatattaatatattattcttCAGCGTGCTGCGTTTAGTGAGCTTTGTTCATACGTGTAGTTCTGGTTCATTCATTTTCACACAGCTCCTTCATGTTTCTCCTTCTAGGAACACCATAATGCGGGAACTTGCCCCACAGTTCCAGATTCCATGGTCTATCCCCACAGAGGCTGAGGACATTCCCATTGTCCCTACCACATCTGGCACTATGTGAGCAAAAGTAAAAAATCTGGAGTAACCTACTTAAGGCACCTACATCAGACCAGTAGTTACTTCCTGACCCTGTGTATTCTGACCAGTGGAGCCTGGGTCTCTTCTAGCTGGTTTTCTTAATCTTGCCTATATTCCTAATCTCAGAtagttttcttctgttctttgacATGTCAAGTAGGATGAAATGATGGGAGGTGGCGAGGGATGGAATGGGGAGAGGTTCTAAGAACACTCCTTATCTTAGGATGGAACTTCGTTGTGTCATCGCGATTATTCGTCATGGGGACCGTACCCCCAAGCAGAAGATGAAGATGGAAGTGACACATCCAAGGTAGAAAGAGTGATTTAGGCAAATAGATTTTGAAATGGGGAGAGGCAGTTCACAGAGGCTTTGACTTTCTCACtctatactgaaacttctttttatttcttcaggttTTTTAGTCTATTTGAAAAACATGGTGGCTACAAAACAGGGAAATTAAAACTAAAGCGACCTGAGCAGCTGCAGGTAAGATAGTGAATCTGGTTTGGCGCAGCAGTGCTATGAGAAGGACAGAGGGAATGGGACTGGGAGCCTCCATGAGAAACCAGGATGAAAGGGTAACTGGCCAGGAGTTGGCCTTCTGCatggatattttattatttcctccagGAGGTGCTGGACATCGCAAGGCTGCTATTGgcagaactagagaaagaacccGGTGGTGAGATCGAGGAGAAGACTGGGAAACTAGAGCAGCTGAAGTCTGTGCTGGAGATGTGAGAAAGGGGATAGAAAAAGGGAGCGAAAACAGTGAGAACTGGGGGCTGGGATAGAAAGTAAACTATGAGTTTATCCTGTAGGTATGGTCATTTCTCAGGCATCAACCGGAAGGTGCAATTGACGTACTACCCTCACGGAGTAAAAGCTTCTAATGAGGGGCAAGGTAAGATATAATAACCTGTTCCCATTATCATTCAGATCTCTTATTCTTGAACCTTTACATAACCTCTACCCCAGAGTACCTTCTGGGCTCCTCAAAAGACCTAACATTTAGATGTCCCCAGTATTTTCCTCAGATCTAGACCTAGTCACTGACCTTCATTCCTGCAGATCCacagcaggaggccctggcccAATCTCTTTTGCTGGTACTGAAATGGGGTGGAGAACTGACTCCTGCTGGCCGTGTTCAGGCTGAGGAGCTGGGGCGAGCTTTTCGCTGCATGTACCCTGGAGGACAGGGTGAGTGTTTGGGGAGTAAACACGTGGCAGGGCTGGGATAAACTGATTAAAGGATAAGGTGGAAAAATGAAGAGAGTGAGGCAATGGGAAAGTTCAAGTGGGAatgagcattcttttttttttttctttttctttcttttttttttacagggactgagtcagagagagggatagggacagacagacaggaatggagagagatgagaagcatcaattattagtttttcattgcgacaacttagttgttcattgattgctttctcatatgtgccttgaccacgggccttcagcagaccaagtaaccccttgctcaagccaacgaccttgggtccaagctggtgagcttttttgctcaagccagatgagcccgcgctcaagctggcgacctcagggtctcaaacctaggtcctctgcatcccagtccgacgctctatccactgcgccaccgccgggtcagACGGGAATTCTTTCTTCCATGCGGGTATTTGTGGCATGCATTCCTGGTCCTCCCCTTTGCCCCCAGGTGACTATGCTGGCTTCCCTGGCTGTGGGCTGCTTCGTCTTCATAGCACTTTCCGCCATGATCTCAAGATCTATGCCTCTGATGAAGGCCGTGTCCAGATGACTGCTGCTGCCTTTGCCAAGGTACACATTACAGTTACCCCATAGTCCCAGCTTCCtttaggaagagaaacagagagtttGGAGAACTATATAGTTGGGAAATTTTAGGGTGTTTATGTGCTAACTCAGAAAAGTTTCTTCTATGTTTGACCCCATTCTATACTACTGAGAACAAGCTGAGAATAATTAGTGAGGGTAGGCCCTTGACCTATATACCCCAGTTCTCCTAGCCAGCTCTCATTTGATCTCTCAGACCATCTAGGCTTAGGGGGATTATGCTAGACTGGAAAGAAAACTGATAGACTTTGTACTTCCCTTTCAGGGGCTTTTGGCTCTAGAAGGGGAGCTGACACCCATTTTGGTACAAATGGTGAAGAGTGCCAACATGAACGGGCTTCTGGACAGTGATAGCGATTCCTTAAGCAGCTGCCAGCACCGGGTGAAGGCTCAACTTCACCATATTTTGCAGCGGGATGCACCCTTTGGCCCTGAGGATTATGATCAGGTCAGGCTCTCAATATACCCCTGATCCCAAATTCCTAGAATTCTAAATAATAGTGATCAATAATGGTACTTatcatgtgccaggtactgttttaTGTGCTTTCTATACAtcgtctcatttaatccttacccTTTGAGATAGGTATGGGTCCACACTCTCTTGTCCACAATTTCAAAAATCAAAAGGAGTTTTATACATTTGGTACCAAGATTCATTTGGCAGCAAAATCTGATATGATAAATATTTCTAATCCCTATTTATTCCATTTAGTATAGTCATACATTTTGCtgcataaataaaaatgtgtttgattATGTACTAGGCCCTGCTGGaggtattatataaaatatagcatACGGCGAATATTAACTTCCTAAAGTTTGAAAAAATTCTCAATTCCAGACATATTGGTCCCaaggattttgaatgagagaatgttttaattattatttaaaaatttttttacttactgattttagcaagagaggatgagagggagagagagatagacaggaacaatgATTTGTtcatgtatgtgctctgactgggtattgaaccaaCAATCTCTATgcttagggatgatgctctaaccaaccaagctatccggccagggcagaatattttaattattcctCACAAGAAACTATCCCAAAACTCATTAACTTAAAAACAACCACTATTTTATTGTCTTACACTTCTAAGCTCAACTACTCTTGCTTGAGATCTCTCCTAAAACTGCCTAGATGTTATCCAGATGTTGGAGCTGGAACCATCTGGAGGCTTGACTAGGATGCTGAGATGGCtgggctctctctcttttcattctcttcctgTGGTCCCTGGGCCTCTTCTCCCCACATATTTTTTCCACATGGTTTCTCTAGCATGGTAGCCAGACTTTTAAATGGTAACTTAAAATAGTAACTTcaaagttgttgttgtttttttgagagagagagaaagacaggaagggagaaagatgagaaacatcatctcatagttgtggcactttagttgttcattgattgcttctcatttgtgccttgattggggactctagccaagccagtgaccctttgctcaagccagcaaccttgggctcaagaccttgggcttcaagccagtgacctttgctcttgagctagtgaccatgggatcatcttgatgatcccatgctcaagctggcaaccctctgttcaagctggatgagcctgtgctcaagccagtgactcggggtttcaaacctgggacctcagcatcccaggtagatactctattcattgcgccaccaccagtctggCAGAAGCTTCCAAGCTTTTTGAAAGTGTAGGCCCAGAATTAGCCCAATatgactttgttatttttttattaagtagttACAAAGCCAGCTTAGATCCAAGGGAAGGGGAAGATGACAAAATATTAATGGCCATCTTTAGTCCATTATAAGAACTGTGGACCTGTACTACTTTTacactattttacagatgaggaaacaggctcataAGAATTTAAgcaaccggccctggccggttggctcagcggtagagcgtcggcctggcgtgcgggggacctgggttcgattcccggccagggcacataggagaagtgcccattcgcttctccaccccccctccttcctctctgtctctctcttcccctcccgcagccaaggctccattggagcaaagatggcctgggcgctggggatggctccttggcctcagccccaggcgctagagtggctctggtctcggcagagcgacgccctggaggggcagagcatcgccccctggtgggcatagcatcgcccctggtgggcgtgccgggtggatcccggtcaggcgcatgcgggagtctgtctgactgtctctccccgtttccagcttcagaaaaatacaaaaaaaaaaaaaaaaaagaatttaagcaaCCTTTCCATGGTCACCCAGCAAGTATGAACTCAAGGAGTCTATCCCGAGAGCCCAGGCTATTAGTCACTGAAGTATACTATCTCACAGTACTAATCATGGTGCATGCCATTACGCAGTGTCATCTTTCTTCCTGTGTATCCAGGTCACTGTTGATGGGGGTCATTTGTTAAACAGTGGTTATCCACCTTTCTACCACTGACAATTCCTCATTTctaatagattattttattttatttttttaagtgagaggcggggactggccctggccggttggcttagtggtcaagtgttggcctggtatgtggatgtcccagctttgatttccggtcaaggcacacagaagaagcaaccatttgcttctccacctctccctctctctcttcccctcctgcagccatgactcaactggttcgagtgcatcagtcctgggtgctgaggatggcttcgtggagcctctgcttcaggcactagaaatagctcagttgagagcatggccccagatgggcagagcatcagccccagatggtccATGTGTTTTTTTCAGAACCACCAAGAACTtaggtctgcctgaccaggcagtggtacaatggatagagcgttggaatggGACATgttggacccaggttcaaaaccctgaggtaaaaaaaacaaacaaataaaaataaaataaaaaccctgaggtcacccacttgagcacaggctcatctggtttgagcaaggctcaccagcttgagcccaaggtcactggcttgagcaaggggtcacttggtctgctggagccccccagtcaaggcacatatgagaaagcaatcaatggtgccacaatgaaaaattgatgcttctcatctctctcccttctggtctctgtgttcctatttgtccttctctctgtctctgtcacaaaaaacaaacaaacaaaaaacccccaaccTAGGtctattttatttcctctggATTCCAAGacgtttctcttttttctttttctttttttgcaagagagagggcaacagagagggacagatatggacagacagacaaaagggggagagatgagaagcatcaatgctttggtgtagcaccttaattgtttattgattgctttcttatatgtgccttgactgggagtgggggctacagcagagtaagtgaccccttgctcaaggcagcaaccttgggctttaagctagcgacctttaggctcaagccaatgaccatggggtcatgtctgtgatcctcgctcaagccagcaaccccgcgctcaatctcgtgaacctgtgctcaaggcagatgagcccacactcaagcagacgacctcggggttttgaacctgggttctctggtcccgggccaacactctaaccactgtgccaccgcctggtcaggctggattccaagactttttttttttttgtatttttctgaagctggaaacggggagagacagtcagacagactcccgcatgcgcccgaccgggatccacccggcacgcccaccaggggcgaagctctgcccaccagggggcgattctctgcccatcctgggcgtcgctatgttgcaaccagagccactctagcgcctgaggcagaggccacagagccatccccagcacccgggccatctttgctccaatggagccttagctgcgggaggggaagagagagacagagaggaaggagagggggaggggtggagaagcagatgggcgcctctcctgtgtgccctggccgggaatcgaacccgggacttctgcacgccagggtgatgctctaccactgagccaaccggccagggcctggattccAAGACTTTTAAAATCAACCTTTCTTAGATGACTGTGCTAGAGTAGTTCCCTCATCTAAAGGCCCTAGAACAGCTGATATGCCCAGTAGTTTGAGTGCTCATTGGAGTGAACCAACAAACAGATCTTATTTGCACGCAATCTCTGAAATAAGTTCACAGGAATATGGACAATTGGCACTGAGCCTAtcttgcttttcatctctctcttccccacagcTTGCTCCCACTGGAAGTACTTCCCTACTCAACTCCATGGCTATCATCCAGAATCCTGTGAAGGTCTGTGATCAGGTATTTGCCCTGATTGAAAACCTCACTCACCAGATTCGGGAACGGATGCAAGACCCCAAGTCTGTAGGTGTGTATGAATACTATCTTCCCTTCAAGGTTTCAGGCATGGGTGGGTTCTTAGACACTCCTGTGTCCTCTCCTAAATGACAAGGCATTCTCATCTCTCTGGTTTTACTTCAGATTTATTATGGACTTTTGTTAGAGGTAAAATCTTggcttcttgccctggccggttggctcagcggtagagcgtcggcctggcgtgcaggggacccgggttcgattcccggccaaggcacataggagaagcgcccatttgcttctccacccccccccccccttcctctctgtctcttcccctcccgcagccgaggctccattggagcaaagatggcccgggcgctggggatggctccttggcctctgccccaggcgctagaatggctctggtctcggcagagcatcgccccctggtgggcagagcttcgcccctggtgggtgtgccgggtggatcccggttgggcgcatgcgggagtctgtctgactgtctctccccgtttccagcttcagaaaaatacaaaaaaaaaaaataaaaaaatcttggcTTCTCTGGTTGTCTGTCTTCCTTCCAGACCTGCAACTCTACCACAGTGAGACATTAGAGCTAATGCTACAGCGTTGGAGCAAGCTGGAGCGTGACTTTCGACAGAAGAGTGGGCGCTATGATATCAGTAAGATTCCTGACATCTATGACTGTGTCAAGTATGATGTGCAGCACAATGCAAGTCTGGGACTTCAAGGCACAGCAGAGTTGCTACGTCTCTCTAAGGCATTGGCTGATGTGGTCATTCcccaggtgtgtcttatataagGAATCTAACCTGGGGATAGGGGCATTGggtaaggaaggagagaaggggcaaAAAGGAGGGGTGGCATTGAAACCAGGGAAGGGAAACTTAGAGAAGGAATTAGTTAAGTTGCTAGGATTCTTAGAGTCTACCCTGGCTCTGAGTAAGTACAAGAGACTGGGGAGGAACCTGGAGATGGGGAGTATGGTGGATATGAAAGAGGCCCTAGACCTGAGGTAAAGACCTGATCTTGGGCTTGGGAATATGAAGCAAGAGAACAGGATTCATTGAGGTACTTATTCCTGGCCTATGGCCCTTAGGAATACGGGATCAGTCGGGAGGAGAAACTGGAAATTGCCGTGGGCTTCTGTCTTCCACTGTTGCGGAAGATACTACTTGACCTGCAGAGAACCCACGAGGATGAGTCTGTCAACAAGCTGCATCCCCTGTGAGGGAGGGCTGGGAGGGGTTTtggatggagggaggggcatgTCAGGGGAGCCCTTGGGAAAATCTAGACTGGGACAGCTAGGGGGACCTAGAATAGAAGGAAGGGGTCCTGGGATGGAAAGGAGAGGATAAGTCTTTGAGGTGGAAGGAGGGAGTTTGTAGAGGGGTGAGAAGGGATTATCTGATGGTGTGAGTGACTTAGCTATTACCTCAGGTACTCCCGAGGAGTGCTCTCCCCAGGCCGCCACGTTCGAACACGTCTCTATTTCACCAGCGAAAGCCACGTCCACTCCCTACTCAGTGTCTTCCGTTATGGGGGTCTTCTTGATGTAAGGATCTTTCTTTTGACATCAGCCTGTAAACATCTTTTCTCAGCATTCTTTTACTCTCCTACTAATGCTATTTCTGTATTGTAAGCTTTCTCTGTTCTTGTCTCCCTGCCCATTCCCTGACTCCCTTGATAAGCCATGGCTTACCTCTTCTTGTGTTCGGTAGGAGACCCAGGATGCACAATGGCAGCGAGCTTTGGCTTATCTTAGTGCCATCTCAGAGCTCAACTACATGACCCAGATTGTCATCATGCTCTATGAGGACAACACAAGGGTGAGGAGCTAGCAGGGTGGGTTAAGGAGAGggctccttctttctcttccatctccttttaggaaaaaaaacaccttttttatCCTTAGAATTTGTAGAATCCGTCTGGGTGTGGCACCTAGATACAGCATGACACAGAGCATTTAGGAGTTTGCTACTGGAAAGGAAAAAGTGTTTTGGGATCATGTTGAGCCAGAGAGATAGCATAGAACATAGCTTTAGAATGAGGGAGGGTATGGAATTTGGGACAGTGTTATAATGAACCTTTTCTCTCAATAATTGTTACACATATACCTTCTTCATCTGGCTGCACAAAGATATCTTTAAATGTCCTGATatatggtctgaccaggtggtggcgcagtggatagagcatcggactgggatgcagaggacccaggttcgagaccccgaggttgccagcttgagtgcggctcatctggcttgagcaaagctcaccagcttggacccaaggtcgctggctcgagcaaggggttactcagtctgctgaaggcctgcggtcaaggcacatatgagaaagcaatcaatgaacaactaaggtgtcgcaatgaaaaactgatgattgatgcttctcatttctctttgttcctgtctgtctgttcctatctatccctctctctgactctctctctgtctctgtaataaaaaaaataaaaaataaaaataaagtctgaggATCCTTATGAAAGTTCTGAATAAAAggtagttaaaaaaaatgttctgatatATGCACTGTAGTAGCAAAGCTGAATTATCATGGAAAATGGATAGAGAGGGCATAGAAGTGGAAGCTGGAAAGTCATGCCAAGCAGTGAATCTCAAACAGTGGAGGTAAGGAAATGAGGAACCTG from Saccopteryx leptura isolate mSacLep1 chromosome 6, mSacLep1_pri_phased_curated, whole genome shotgun sequence harbors:
- the PPIP5K1 gene encoding inositol hexakisphosphate and diphosphoinositol-pentakisphosphate kinase 1 isoform X1; translation: MWSLPAGESESATAHFFLGAGDEGLGTHRISMRTEESDSELLEDEEDEVPPEPQIIVGICAMTKKSKSKPMTQILERLCRFDYLTVIILGEDVILNEPVENWPSCHCLISFHSKGFPLDKAVAYSKLRNPFLINDLAMQYYIQDRREVYRILQEEGIDLPRYAVLNRDPAQPEECNLIEGEDHVEVNGAVFPKPFVEKPVSAEDHNVYIYYPSSAGGGSQRLFRKIGSRSSVYSPESSVRKTGSYIYEEFMPTDGTDVKVYTVGPDYAHAEARKSPALDGKVERDSEGKEIRYPVMLTAMEKLVARKVCVAFKQTVCGFDLLRANGHSFVCDVNGFSFVKNSMKYYDDCAKILGNTIMRELAPQFQIPWSIPTEAEDIPIVPTTSGTMMELRCVIAIIRHGDRTPKQKMKMEVTHPRFFSLFEKHGGYKTGKLKLKRPEQLQEVLDIARLLLAELEKEPGGEIEEKTGKLEQLKSVLEMYGHFSGINRKVQLTYYPHGVKASNEGQDPQQEALAQSLLLVLKWGGELTPAGRVQAEELGRAFRCMYPGGQGDYAGFPGCGLLRLHSTFRHDLKIYASDEGRVQMTAAAFAKGLLALEGELTPILVQMVKSANMNGLLDSDSDSLSSCQHRVKAQLHHILQRDAPFGPEDYDQLAPTGSTSLLNSMAIIQNPVKVCDQVFALIENLTHQIRERMQDPKSVDLQLYHSETLELMLQRWSKLERDFRQKSGRYDISKIPDIYDCVKYDVQHNASLGLQGTAELLRLSKALADVVIPQEYGISREEKLEIAVGFCLPLLRKILLDLQRTHEDESVNKLHPLYSRGVLSPGRHVRTRLYFTSESHVHSLLSVFRYGGLLDETQDAQWQRALAYLSAISELNYMTQIVIMLYEDNTRDPLSEERFHVELHFSPGVKGVEEEGNAPTGYGFRPASSENEEMKTDQGSMENLCSRKASDEPDRALQTSPQPSEGPGLPRRSPLIRNRKAGSMEVMNMQCTGNLDLIPLRGRRRRRSGDLPRPSPAIGLQPRAVSTTHLASCTQVLSETSPSRPGIYRLFSASRPPTEMKQSGLGSQCTGLFSTTVLGGSSSAPNLQDYARSHGKKLPPASLKHRDEFLFVPAVKRFSVSFAKHPTNELLDDQHPVVRLLRSFSSDCPGGRPVSLDATLAHHLHQCSYHLRLFRNWLRSGQDDPECFYGFEGCSMVPTIYPLETLHNALSLRQVSEFLSSVCQRHTDAQAQVSTALFESMHSNPASNSAFSPPRTLHSPTMQLRQRSEKPPWYSSGPSSTVSSAGPSSPTAVDCDCHFGFSDQPSLCSHMTEEHQGFGLYQELRGNGAQKLPIEGEQEPFESNKSLQEPPVEASRPCQEVAEKIGQPCQQVPDISQPCQDIPEEVNQPCQEVPGDSHPCKETHDDINQTCQEVPQISQPCQKGIQLCQKVSEEAFQLCQKNLEEVSQPCQGVPVEVGMLVHRFPEGVDGLVQEVLVEVDKPAQEMPEEISHPCQEFSLVVGRLAQEAYATNLVSQDIPESDTPFQEFPEEGDLQIQEDFEEINQKSWVVPEVTDQLPGEDVPQAQYPSSDPNPQSQSLAHDQNLPLPPATCD